The following are from one region of the Halodesulfurarchaeum sp. HSR-GB genome:
- a CDS encoding MBL fold metallo-hydrolase → MEPETVSRVSPGSALYYLDPGAFGPATYCSVYVYDTPRPAVIDTGLGTNYQAILDALEALGIDCGELAIIPTHVHLDHAGGAGYLAEACPGAEVLVHEAGASHLVDPARLWAGTKAAVGEQIQYYTEPKPVPEARIVELGDGDRIDLGDRELSVHHAPGHAFHQAVFQDEATGGVFTADAAGIHTPGVDGVRPTSPPPGFDLTGCLADIDLIQELDPTALYYAHFGPAEPADLLAEYATVLESWVESVADKRRELGADDAVVEYFVSRTDTVEAWGPVKARAEVAMNVRGVLEYLDGE, encoded by the coding sequence ATGGAACCGGAAACCGTCTCGCGGGTCTCGCCCGGATCGGCCCTCTACTATCTCGATCCGGGGGCGTTCGGGCCGGCGACCTACTGTTCGGTGTACGTTTATGACACTCCGCGACCGGCCGTGATCGACACCGGCCTGGGGACGAACTATCAGGCGATTCTAGACGCTCTGGAGGCGCTGGGCATCGACTGTGGGGAGTTGGCCATCATTCCAACCCACGTCCATCTGGATCACGCGGGCGGGGCTGGCTACCTCGCCGAGGCGTGTCCCGGGGCCGAGGTATTGGTCCACGAGGCGGGAGCGTCCCATCTGGTCGATCCGGCCCGGCTCTGGGCGGGGACGAAGGCCGCCGTGGGCGAGCAGATTCAGTACTACACCGAACCGAAACCGGTCCCGGAAGCACGGATCGTCGAACTCGGTGATGGGGACAGAATCGACCTGGGCGACCGAGAGCTTTCGGTTCACCACGCGCCAGGGCACGCGTTCCACCAGGCGGTGTTCCAGGACGAGGCCACTGGCGGAGTGTTCACCGCTGACGCGGCCGGCATTCATACTCCCGGTGTTGACGGTGTCCGACCGACCAGTCCGCCACCCGGGTTCGATCTGACGGGCTGTCTGGCGGACATCGACCTGATCCAAGAACTCGATCCGACGGCCCTCTACTACGCACATTTCGGTCCGGCCGAGCCAGCGGACTTGCTCGCGGAGTACGCCACAGTGCTCGAATCCTGGGTCGAGTCAGTTGCAGACAAGCGACGGGAGTTGGGTGCCGATGATGCGGTCGTGGAGTATTTCGTCTCGCGAACGGACACCGTCGAGGCCTGGGGCCCGGTCAAGGCACGGGCGGAGGTCGCGATGAACGTGCGAGGTGTGTTGGAGTATTTGGACGGCGAGTGA
- a CDS encoding transposase codes for MEYSHRYPAYPTQEVAAELERHIDVHRQAYNYTLYEYENVDADNIGSAYKHHYRLPNWKDQFPVFSEVNSKALQRTVTRFYQNLSNLNDQKENGNKVGKLKWKSPRDFQSMTYSQSGFELKNTSGRHAILWLSKIGDIKIRYHREVPDEADIKEVTVKKERTGEWFVSFGLETDDADLPEKPALDELDSSNSVGIDLGILNYVHTSDGKTVDWLGLEDEYERLRREQRKLSRKAQGSNNYKKQRREVAKVKRHIKRKVLDYQHKITTWLVREYDAVFVEDLDVKGMLEQSHNARNKQDAAWRQFITLLEYKADLYGCHVVQVEARGTTKECASCGVETAKPIWVREHSCPACGFETNRDANAAMNVLQRGFSELGLGWPEDTPVETALPTDTPDFQRVSAKRVVETGSLGA; via the coding sequence ATGGAGTACAGTCACCGCTACCCCGCGTACCCGACACAAGAGGTAGCGGCTGAACTGGAACGACATATCGACGTTCATCGTCAAGCGTACAACTACACCCTGTACGAGTACGAGAACGTGGACGCCGACAATATTGGCTCCGCGTACAAACACCACTACCGACTCCCCAACTGGAAAGACCAGTTCCCCGTGTTCTCGGAAGTCAACTCGAAGGCTCTGCAACGAACCGTCACACGGTTCTACCAGAACCTCTCGAACTTGAACGACCAGAAAGAGAACGGGAACAAGGTTGGGAAACTCAAGTGGAAGTCGCCACGTGATTTCCAGAGTATGACGTACTCGCAGTCCGGCTTCGAACTCAAAAACACGAGTGGCCGACACGCGATACTCTGGCTTTCCAAAATCGGAGACATCAAAATCCGCTACCACCGCGAAGTCCCTGACGAAGCGGACATCAAAGAAGTCACGGTCAAAAAAGAGAGGACCGGTGAGTGGTTCGTCTCGTTCGGTCTCGAAACCGACGACGCTGACTTACCCGAGAAACCCGCGCTGGATGAGTTAGATTCAAGCAACAGTGTGGGTATCGACCTCGGAATCCTCAACTATGTCCACACCAGCGACGGCAAGACGGTGGATTGGCTTGGCCTCGAAGACGAGTACGAGCGTCTTCGACGCGAGCAACGCAAGTTGTCGCGGAAGGCGCAAGGGTCGAACAACTACAAGAAACAGCGTCGTGAGGTGGCGAAGGTCAAGCGTCACATCAAGCGGAAGGTGCTGGACTATCAGCACAAGATTACGACGTGGCTTGTCCGTGAGTACGACGCGGTGTTTGTCGAGGATTTGGACGTGAAGGGAATGTTGGAACAGTCGCACAACGCTCGCAACAAGCAGGATGCGGCGTGGCGACAGTTCATCACCCTCCTCGAATACAAGGCCGACCTGTACGGCTGTCACGTCGTGCAGGTCGAAGCGCGAGGCACCACCAAAGAATGTGCGTCGTGTGGTGTGGAGACAGCGAAGCCCATCTGGGTACGGGAACACTCCTGTCCGGCGTGCGGATTCGAGACAAACAGGGACGCGAACGCGGCGATGAACGTCTTGCAGAGAGGCTTTTCTGAACTAGGGCTGGGATGGCCCGAAGACACGCCCGTGGAGACTGCGCTCCCTACGGACACACCTGACTTTCAGCGTGTGTCTGCAAAGCGCGTCGTGGAAACGGGAAGCCTCGGGGCTTGA
- a CDS encoding type II toxin-antitoxin system RelE/ParE family toxin, translating to MPSVLLSDRARGRLDDLENDTAERIKDALRDLDPQRDLKALSDVDGHRLRVGDYRVIVDWDRDESTVYVLTLGHRRNIYDQDC from the coding sequence ATGCCTTCTGTCCTCCTCTCTGACCGAGCTCGCGGCCGCCTCGACGACCTGGAGAACGACACAGCCGAGCGCATCAAGGACGCCCTTCGGGATCTCGATCCGCAACGTGATCTAAAGGCTCTCTCCGATGTGGACGGGCACCGCCTTCGAGTTGGTGACTATCGGGTCATTGTTGACTGGGATCGTGACGAGAGCACTGTCTACGTCCTTACCCTGGGTCATCGACGAAACATCTACGACCAAGACTGTTGA
- a CDS encoding ribbon-helix-helix domain-containing protein produces the protein MSTLNVKVPDEMDEDIDTFLEDHPHYLNKSEFVRDAVRHLLKEPQLSEQAREDIRVSREQIDSGDVVSLDDLE, from the coding sequence ATGAGCACACTCAATGTCAAAGTCCCCGACGAGATGGACGAAGATATCGACACTTTCCTCGAAGATCACCCGCACTATCTGAACAAAAGCGAGTTCGTTCGGGATGCAGTCCGACATCTCCTGAAAGAGCCCCAACTATCCGAACAGGCCCGCGAGGATATCCGGGTCAGTCGTGAGCAAATCGATAGCGGCGACGTCGTCTCCCTCGACGATCTTGAGTAG
- a CDS encoding 30S ribosomal protein S15 has protein sequence MARMHTRRRGQSGSDKPATDEPPEWSDVDADTIEERVLELAAQGKDPSQIGIALRDEGVQGTPIPDVKAATGKKVTTILAENDADPEIPEDFRNLLEKAVNLYEHVEENGQDHHNKHALQNLESKIRRLANYYRGDQLPADFKYTYENAKDLLE, from the coding sequence ATGGCACGAATGCACACCCGTCGCCGGGGACAGTCCGGATCGGACAAACCGGCGACAGACGAACCACCGGAGTGGAGTGACGTCGACGCAGACACGATCGAAGAGCGAGTGCTCGAGCTGGCCGCACAGGGCAAAGACCCTTCCCAGATCGGCATCGCGCTCAGGGACGAGGGCGTCCAGGGCACGCCCATCCCGGACGTGAAAGCCGCGACCGGCAAGAAGGTGACCACGATCCTCGCGGAAAACGACGCGGACCCGGAGATCCCCGAGGACTTCCGGAACCTGCTCGAGAAGGCTGTTAACCTCTACGAACACGTCGAGGAGAACGGCCAGGACCACCACAACAAACACGCCCTGCAGAACCTGGAGTCCAAGATTCGCCGCCTGGCGAACTACTACCGGGGCGACCAGCTCCCGGCGGACTTCAAGTACACCTACGAGAACGCCAAGGACCTCCTCGAATAG
- a CDS encoding KEOPS complex subunit Pcc1, with the protein MIRRATIRSTVADPETIAEALAPDNTDQIETTVDENEVHTTIERETTAGLRSTADDYVMNLSVAIEVAATANRHDTNERSDPTNT; encoded by the coding sequence ATGATTCGACGAGCCACCATTCGATCCACGGTCGCTGATCCGGAGACGATCGCCGAAGCGCTCGCCCCGGACAACACCGATCAGATCGAGACCACGGTGGACGAGAACGAGGTACACACCACGATCGAACGGGAGACGACGGCTGGACTCCGATCGACGGCTGACGATTACGTGATGAACCTCTCGGTGGCGATCGAGGTTGCAGCGACGGCGAACAGACACGACACGAACGAGCGATCAGACCCTACTAACACATGA
- a CDS encoding 30S ribosomal protein S3ae, producing MSERSVSKRSQEKRWYSVLAPEQFDRAELGTTPAIEPEQVIDRTIQTTLGDVVEGGENNVKLTFQVNDVGSDSAYTEFSRYELTRDYKRSLVRRGSSKVKAVLTLRTADDHRISVQPVAFTTKVADRSQKEAIRAKMTELVTEAAKERTFEEFLDSIIQGHLSSAIYNEAKTIYPLRRVEVEKAVLDAKPAEVEAEEETAAVDE from the coding sequence ATGAGCGAACGATCAGTATCCAAACGCAGTCAGGAAAAGCGGTGGTACTCCGTGCTTGCGCCCGAGCAGTTCGACCGGGCCGAACTTGGCACGACCCCCGCGATCGAACCGGAACAGGTTATCGACCGTACGATCCAGACCACACTCGGCGACGTGGTCGAGGGCGGTGAGAACAACGTCAAACTCACCTTCCAGGTGAACGACGTCGGGAGCGACTCGGCCTACACCGAATTCTCCCGGTACGAACTCACCCGGGACTACAAACGGAGTCTGGTCCGCCGCGGGTCCTCGAAGGTCAAGGCCGTCTTGACCCTCCGGACCGCGGACGACCACCGGATCTCCGTCCAGCCGGTCGCCTTCACCACGAAGGTCGCCGACCGCAGCCAGAAAGAGGCCATTCGGGCGAAGATGACCGAACTGGTCACCGAGGCAGCCAAGGAACGGACCTTCGAGGAGTTCCTCGACAGCATCATCCAGGGACATCTCTCCAGTGCCATCTACAACGAGGCCAAGACCATCTACCCGCTCCGCCGGGTCGAGGTCGAGAAGGCCGTCCTGGACGCCAAGCCCGCGGAAGTCGAGGCCGAGGAGGAGACCGCGGCCGTCGACGAGTAG
- a CDS encoding protein sorting system archaetidylserine synthase (This PssA-like phosphatidyltransferase, along with a PssD-like decarboxylase, is required in Haloarchaea for the archaeosortase ArtA to replace the PGF-CTERM sorting signal with a C-terminal lipid anchor.): MRRALRALGPADLITAANAAIGFVAVALAPVDPAIAARLILLAGIADALDGIVARRWGGSEVGEFLDSLADVASFGVAPAAMVIATLGGTLQTGVGIALGAIFVGAAVLRLALYTAYDTDQAYTHGVQTTLAATILAAGLLSGVPTVALLSGLGVFALLMLGEMTYPDLRVRDAFVMGTIQTAAILVPTTVHSLFPRGLLAWALAYLLLGPWFYRGAEGKRS; encoded by the coding sequence ATGCGGCGAGCCCTGCGTGCACTCGGCCCGGCAGACCTCATTACCGCCGCGAACGCGGCGATCGGTTTCGTGGCCGTGGCCCTGGCTCCAGTTGACCCGGCCATCGCTGCTCGGCTGATCCTCCTCGCCGGCATCGCCGACGCACTCGATGGGATCGTGGCCAGACGGTGGGGTGGCTCCGAAGTTGGCGAGTTTCTCGATTCGCTCGCGGACGTGGCCTCGTTCGGTGTCGCCCCCGCAGCGATGGTGATCGCCACGCTCGGTGGGACACTGCAGACCGGAGTTGGGATCGCACTCGGGGCGATTTTCGTCGGCGCGGCCGTGCTTCGACTCGCACTGTACACCGCCTACGACACCGACCAGGCGTATACACACGGGGTGCAGACGACCCTCGCGGCGACCATTTTGGCGGCGGGCCTCCTCTCAGGGGTGCCCACTGTCGCTTTGCTTTCAGGGCTGGGCGTGTTCGCGCTGTTGATGCTCGGTGAGATGACCTACCCCGATCTGCGGGTTCGCGACGCCTTCGTGATGGGCACGATCCAGACGGCGGCGATCCTCGTTCCGACGACTGTTCACTCGCTTTTCCCGCGCGGCCTGCTCGCCTGGGCGCTGGCCTATCTGTTGCTCGGCCCATGGTTCTATCGCGGAGCGGAAGGGAAACGCTCATAG
- a CDS encoding HEAT repeat domain-containing protein, which yields MSDGDEEPAETEADSIVSEFEERLESASQAVEAAETEADLDEVEATLEAIGADLEDADIPVPEPEDEDEEPTDPAEELEDELSDLEDAVADKRGPYGEDVIEAIGDVQSTITDTRWAEEGENELVPGVQDFLDTTAEILDADFGEAVPDPEELSVTLGTVTDAVADAEYDADEDAETIASLLDATDTLASAVDSSTAWTDLEIRERLDREGFYEPLEGAKHKDFPPEWSALKTWQQRGNVEMVVLLLDLMGDTDYITRHCIEALEYMGDEAGVDALTDLANRRNLNAIDAIGKIGAESGVSAVEGHAESGRTPELQARAITALGAIGDESTTGTVADQLLADSERVRTAATRALGMIGDTRAIDPLADVLEDTDEENSVRASAAWALCQIGTEAALSAAAEYADASSYLIEAEAAKAADALGLEDEDDSEDPDDTEQAAAEDEESDEAAA from the coding sequence ATGAGTGACGGGGACGAAGAGCCAGCGGAGACGGAGGCCGATTCCATCGTATCGGAGTTCGAAGAACGACTCGAATCGGCATCACAGGCCGTCGAGGCGGCCGAGACGGAGGCCGACCTGGACGAGGTCGAAGCGACCCTCGAAGCGATCGGGGCGGACCTGGAGGACGCGGACATCCCGGTTCCCGAACCCGAAGACGAGGACGAGGAGCCAACCGATCCGGCCGAGGAACTCGAAGACGAGCTCTCGGACCTGGAAGACGCCGTGGCGGACAAACGCGGCCCGTACGGCGAGGACGTCATCGAGGCCATCGGGGATGTCCAAAGTACCATCACGGATACCCGATGGGCCGAAGAGGGCGAGAACGAACTCGTCCCGGGCGTCCAGGACTTCTTGGATACCACCGCGGAGATCCTCGATGCGGACTTCGGCGAGGCCGTTCCGGATCCGGAGGAGCTGTCGGTGACCCTCGGAACGGTCACGGACGCAGTTGCGGACGCCGAGTACGACGCCGACGAGGACGCCGAGACGATCGCCTCGCTGCTCGATGCCACGGATACCCTGGCCTCGGCCGTCGATTCGTCGACGGCGTGGACGGATCTGGAGATTCGCGAGCGTCTGGACCGCGAGGGCTTCTACGAGCCACTCGAGGGGGCCAAGCACAAGGACTTCCCGCCGGAGTGGTCGGCGCTCAAGACCTGGCAGCAGCGTGGCAACGTCGAGATGGTCGTGCTCCTGCTCGACCTGATGGGCGATACGGACTACATCACCCGTCACTGCATCGAGGCCCTGGAGTACATGGGCGACGAGGCGGGTGTGGACGCACTCACTGACCTGGCGAACCGCCGGAACCTCAACGCGATCGACGCCATCGGCAAGATCGGGGCCGAGTCCGGCGTGAGTGCCGTGGAGGGCCACGCCGAATCTGGTCGGACACCGGAGCTGCAGGCGCGAGCGATCACGGCCCTCGGTGCCATCGGGGACGAGTCCACGACGGGCACCGTCGCCGACCAGCTGCTCGCGGACAGCGAGCGCGTGCGAACTGCCGCAACCCGCGCGCTGGGCATGATCGGTGACACCCGGGCCATCGACCCGCTCGCGGACGTACTCGAGGACACGGACGAGGAGAACTCGGTCCGTGCGAGTGCCGCCTGGGCGCTCTGCCAGATCGGGACCGAAGCGGCGCTCTCGGCCGCTGCGGAGTACGCCGACGCCAGTTCGTACCTGATCGAAGCCGAGGCAGCCAAAGCCGCCGATGCACTCGGTCTGGAGGACGAGGACGATTCGGAGGACCCCGACGACACCGAGCAGGCAGCCGCCGAGGATGAGGAGTCGGACGAGGCGGCGGCCTAG
- a CDS encoding phospholipase D-like domain-containing protein yields MLAELLVITLLATAGPVTIDGVYPNPTTDGDRGEFVILSVPENTTPQNLELTDGEDTIDLSGIEANGRVVVTADPGPASNLTDLPIHETDSFLSLSNGGEWVTLRGETSASNLTYPRAPEGELYRNGRFEPIARSNFRPMTTRNVSVTTTVLPDDPTPLTRAIDSAGDRILLAGYTFTDPSVTDALISAHRRNVTVRALIEGGPVGGISGPQMTQLDRLHAAGVPIAVMGTDRARYRYQHAKYAVVDDRAVVTSENWKPGGTGGNGSRGWAAVMHDPKVAADLARIFRADTAFVDTRSWAESRPTEPVEGGMDTTRYPTRFPAQSSQAEQVTVLTAPDNAAGAVRGMLANATESIRIQQVSIDPSTPLLNESIAAARRGVSVRILLSGAWYAESENRALARSLRDRAEREDLPLTVRLAEPRSRYEHVHAKSVIVDGESVLLGSLNWNPNALRENREVAVRIDDPKAGTYFERVFRADWRGAAWRLPWGVLFGASVILFLGLAAARSFADFEN; encoded by the coding sequence GTGCTGGCGGAACTACTCGTGATCACGTTACTGGCGACGGCTGGCCCCGTCACGATCGATGGGGTGTACCCCAACCCGACGACGGACGGCGATCGTGGTGAGTTCGTGATCCTCTCGGTTCCGGAGAACACGACCCCACAGAATCTGGAACTGACCGACGGCGAGGACACCATCGACCTCTCGGGAATCGAGGCGAACGGGCGGGTCGTCGTTACCGCCGATCCCGGCCCGGCGTCGAACCTGACCGATTTGCCGATCCACGAGACTGACTCCTTTCTCTCGCTCTCGAACGGCGGCGAGTGGGTCACGCTTCGAGGCGAAACTTCGGCGAGCAATCTCACCTATCCCCGCGCTCCCGAGGGCGAACTCTACCGGAATGGCCGGTTCGAACCGATCGCCCGCTCGAATTTCCGGCCGATGACGACTCGGAACGTCTCGGTTACAACTACAGTTCTGCCGGACGATCCGACGCCACTGACCCGAGCAATCGATTCCGCCGGGGACCGAATCCTCCTTGCCGGCTACACGTTCACCGACCCGTCGGTCACGGACGCGTTGATTAGCGCTCACCGGCGGAACGTGACCGTCAGGGCGCTCATCGAGGGCGGCCCGGTCGGCGGCATTTCTGGCCCGCAGATGACCCAGCTCGATCGCCTGCATGCTGCTGGAGTTCCGATTGCCGTGATGGGGACCGACCGGGCGCGCTATCGGTATCAACACGCGAAATACGCCGTCGTCGACGACCGCGCAGTGGTGACCTCGGAGAACTGGAAGCCAGGTGGAACCGGCGGCAACGGTTCCCGAGGGTGGGCAGCCGTCATGCACGATCCGAAGGTCGCAGCCGATCTGGCCCGCATCTTTCGAGCCGACACGGCCTTCGTCGACACGCGCTCCTGGGCGGAGAGTCGGCCGACGGAGCCGGTCGAAGGTGGGATGGACACGACGAGGTATCCGACCCGCTTTCCCGCACAGTCGAGCCAGGCCGAACAGGTGACTGTTCTCACGGCGCCGGACAACGCTGCGGGAGCCGTCCGTGGAATGCTTGCCAATGCGACCGAATCGATTCGAATTCAGCAGGTGTCGATCGACCCGTCGACGCCGCTTTTGAACGAGTCCATCGCTGCGGCGCGGCGTGGCGTCTCTGTCCGCATTCTACTCTCCGGGGCCTGGTACGCCGAGTCGGAGAATCGGGCGCTGGCGCGGTCCCTGCGGGATCGGGCCGAACGGGAGGACCTCCCACTGACGGTCCGGTTGGCAGAACCCCGGAGCCGTTACGAACACGTCCATGCCAAAAGCGTGATCGTCGATGGCGAGTCGGTGCTTCTCGGCAGCCTCAACTGGAACCCCAACGCACTCCGGGAGAACCGGGAAGTCGCGGTCCGGATCGACGATCCGAAGGCGGGCACCTACTTCGAGCGCGTGTTTCGGGCGGACTGGCGGGGTGCCGCCTGGCGGCTGCCCTGGGGCGTGCTGTTCGGGGCCAGTGTAATCCTGTTCCTCGGGTTGGCTGCGGCGAGATCCTTCGCCGACTTCGAAAATTAA
- a CDS encoding OB-fold nucleic acid binding domain-containing protein yields MSESSSQSDGTPIVYDLDPECTRSDLEAGQYYRGTVNGVVEYGVFVDVSDSVSGLVHESSLDTEYAVGDDVIVKVAEIKADGDVSFEPADLDSYDLVEKRPAYERRVVSTLGESNGDTVHLEGSVVQIKQTRGPTVFQVRDETGIVPCTAYEGAGVRSYPEVQIGDLVHVAGTAGSRNGGVQVEVDRLDVLEGDQEQSVGARLEAASASQSDPVAVEPTIDWPALDEMRSDLADVARQLRRAVLEGRPIRIRHHADGDGMCAAAPVEIALERLIEDVHEDTEAPRHLLKRLPSKAPYYEMEDATRDLNYSLGDRARHGQKLPVLLMIDNGSTAEDTPAYRTLDSYDIPVIVIDHHHPDPEAVDPYVDTHVNPYLYGEDYRITSGMLSVELARMLHPSLGDELDHVPAIAGLADRSKADAMSDYLELAAEAGYDESHLDDIVAALDYAAYVLRYDAGRGFVTDLLGIDDEQRHRELIDLLADRARQDTERQLEANTDHVEHERLANGAHLYRLDLDEFAHRFTYPPPGKTTGELHDRKVEATGEPVITVGYGPDFAVLRSDGVRLDIPEMVTDLNDELPGAGVSGGGHLVVGSIRFVPGMREAVIGSLIEKMADAELDEALSSSST; encoded by the coding sequence ATGAGTGAATCGTCATCCCAGTCGGATGGCACCCCCATCGTCTATGACCTCGATCCGGAGTGTACGCGCTCGGATCTCGAAGCAGGACAGTACTACCGCGGAACCGTCAACGGCGTGGTCGAGTACGGCGTCTTCGTCGACGTCTCCGACTCCGTCTCCGGTTTGGTCCACGAATCGAGTCTGGACACGGAGTACGCCGTCGGGGACGACGTGATCGTGAAAGTCGCCGAGATCAAGGCCGACGGTGACGTCTCCTTCGAGCCGGCGGACCTCGACAGCTACGACCTGGTGGAGAAACGCCCGGCGTACGAGCGACGTGTCGTGTCGACGCTTGGAGAATCGAACGGCGACACCGTCCATCTGGAGGGGTCCGTGGTCCAGATCAAACAGACCCGTGGCCCGACAGTCTTCCAGGTCAGAGACGAGACCGGAATCGTCCCCTGTACGGCCTACGAGGGAGCCGGTGTCAGATCCTACCCCGAAGTCCAAATCGGGGACCTCGTACACGTCGCCGGGACTGCCGGCTCCCGAAACGGTGGCGTGCAGGTCGAAGTGGATCGACTCGACGTGCTCGAGGGCGACCAGGAGCAGTCAGTCGGTGCGCGACTGGAAGCCGCGAGTGCAAGTCAGTCGGATCCCGTCGCGGTCGAGCCCACGATCGACTGGCCGGCCCTGGACGAGATGCGTTCCGACCTCGCAGATGTCGCCAGACAGCTCAGACGGGCGGTCCTGGAGGGCCGACCGATCCGCATTCGCCACCACGCCGACGGCGACGGCATGTGTGCGGCCGCCCCGGTCGAGATCGCACTCGAACGCCTGATCGAGGACGTCCACGAGGACACTGAGGCCCCGCGGCACCTCCTCAAGCGCCTGCCCTCGAAAGCGCCGTACTACGAGATGGAAGACGCCACGCGGGACCTCAACTACTCGCTTGGCGACCGGGCACGCCACGGCCAGAAACTCCCCGTCCTCCTGATGATCGACAACGGGAGCACCGCCGAGGATACCCCGGCCTACCGCACCCTCGACTCCTATGACATCCCGGTCATCGTCATCGACCACCACCATCCCGATCCGGAGGCGGTCGATCCCTACGTCGACACGCACGTGAACCCGTACCTCTACGGCGAGGATTACCGGATCACCTCGGGCATGCTCAGCGTCGAACTCGCCCGCATGCTCCATCCCTCGCTCGGCGACGAACTCGATCACGTCCCCGCGATCGCCGGGCTCGCGGACCGCTCGAAGGCCGACGCCATGTCGGACTACCTGGAACTGGCCGCCGAGGCGGGCTACGACGAGTCCCATCTGGACGACATCGTCGCCGCACTGGATTATGCGGCCTACGTGCTCCGGTACGACGCCGGTCGCGGGTTCGTGACCGATCTCCTGGGAATCGACGACGAGCAGCGCCACCGGGAGCTGATCGACCTGCTCGCGGATCGGGCCCGTCAGGACACTGAGCGCCAACTCGAGGCGAACACCGACCACGTCGAACACGAGCGACTCGCCAACGGCGCCCACCTCTATCGGCTCGACCTCGATGAGTTCGCCCACCGGTTCACGTATCCCCCGCCCGGAAAGACCACCGGCGAGCTCCACGACCGCAAGGTCGAGGCCACCGGCGAACCCGTGATCACCGTGGGCTACGGGCCCGACTTCGCGGTGCTCCGAAGCGACGGGGTGCGACTCGACATCCCGGAGATGGTGACGGATCTCAACGACGAACTGCCTGGTGCGGGTGTTAGCGGCGGCGGCCACCTCGTCGTCGGGAGCATCCGGTTCGTCCCGGGGATGCGCGAGGCCGTGATCGGTTCCCTGATCGAGAAAATGGCCGACGCGGAACTGGACGAGGCGCTCAGTAGCTCCTCGACTTAA